The sequence TCGGCGTGGCGGGAAGCCGCCGCGGACTCGGTGGAAGATGTCGCGGACGCAGCGACATCCTGTTCAACGATGTTTTGCATAACCGTTCACCGCGTAATGGACAAAGTTGCGACTGGCGCTGATCACATCCATCCCCAGCACCTCACGATACAGGCGCCACTGATAGGCGGCGGCCTTGAACTTGTTGGACGACACGCTGCCCTCGCGGCGCGTATAGCGCGCCAGCGGCTCGGGCATGCCCTGCGCCGGGCCCAGCTGATCGATGATGATCAGCCACAGCGCCAGGTCCTGACGCTTGCGGATCGTCGGCATGTAGAAGCGCCCGAAGCGCCCGGCGTCATAGATGGCAGTCAGGCAACCGATGGAGTTGGAGCGCAGCATGTCGTCGCGCGTCAGGCGCTCGGGCGGCGCGAAGTACGAGACATGCGCGCCCTGCTCATCGACCATCTCGTAGCCGGTATAGGAAAGCCCGACGCCGGTGTCCTGCATGAAGGCGATCTGACGCTCGATCTTCTCCGGCAGCCAGGCATCGTCGGCATCCAGAAAGGCGATGTAGCGGCCCCTGGCCTCGGCGATGGCACGGTTGCGTGCTCGGCCCGGACCACCGTTGGTGTCGGTTTCCAGCACGCGGATCTCGACGCCAGAGGTGTCCAGCGCCGCGAAATCATCTCGCAGGCGCGCCGCGGCACCGTCGGGTGAGGCATCGTCGCTGATCAGGATCTCGCGCACCGGCTCGCTCTGGGCCAGTACCGAGTCGACGGCGGCATGCAGGCGGCGGTCATAGCCGTAGTTGGGCATGATGACGGAGACATCAGCCATGGGCCTTCTCCTCAAGCGGCTGTCGCTGAACGCGACGCGAGTGTGTGTCTGGGCGCGTGTCTGCGGATGAGTCCTGATGCGCTTGCTCGGTAGTCGCCGCATCGCCGGGCGTCGGCGGCGCGAGACGCGAGATCAGACGCTGGTATTGCGGCAACACCGCGTGCGCGCTGTAGCGGTCAAAGCTCTGCCAGGCACCGTTCGAGAGGCGCAGCAGAAGCTCGTCATCGAACTCGAGGCGCGCCAGCTCGTGGGCAAGCTCCGCGATGATGGCGGCATCCCCGCTGCCATCCGGTTCCGCGCTGAGCATCCCGTCGCGGCCATGTTCGATCAGCGCCAGCGGGCCGGAACGCACCGGGCGCGACAGGCACGGCAGTCCCTCACGCTTGGCCTCGATCACGTTCATCGGCAGGCATTCGCGCTCCGAGGTCAGCAGCAGCAGGCGTGCACGCCGCAGCTCGTGGGAGACATCCCTGAGCGCGCCGGTGAACAGCACCTGAGTGCCGGCAGGCACCGTGCTGTCGTTGGCGCCCTGGAAGACACGCAGTCCCAGCTCGTGGCACAGCGCCAGCAGACGTTCACGCTCCGGGCCGTCACCGACCACCACCAGGCGACCGCGACGGTACCCGGAATTCGCGAAGGCACGAATCGCCAGATCGAGGCGCTTGATCGGTGCCAGACGCCCGACCATCACCACATCGACCTGATGTTCGCAGCCGCTGCGTGCCTCGTCTGCCCGCTGGTCATCCAGATAATTGGGAATCACCGTCGGCGCGAGGCCACGGCGACGCCAGCATTCGGCATCGACCTCATTGAGCACCTGCAGTACGTCGAGATGGCGATAGGCTAGCTGCTTGACGATGCGCTTGGCACGGCGGTCGTGGTGATAGGCGCTGTGCTCCTGGGCGATGATGCGCGTGCGTGGACGCGGACGCCCCTCGCCATCGACGCCACCGGTACCGCGTGCCGCCAGCTGCGCCGCCAGATGGAAGGCGAAATAACCACTGATCATCACCTCGATCCGCTCCTCCAGCATCAGGCGACGCAGATGCGTCACCCAATGGCGGAAGTTCTGGCGCGTGCCGGTGGCCGGCAGCCCGAGGGTGCGATACTCGACACCCTCCAGACGTCCCCAGTAAGGCTCGCCTTCGCGCACCGAGACCAGCGTGACCCGGTGGCTCACGCTCAGGTCCCGCGCCAGACCATGCATCACCTTCTCGACGCCGCCACAGGCGCTGATGTCCTGAATCAACAGAGCGACATGTGCCATATCAGGCTCCTCGCACGACAGGCTCGCTGTCATGAGCGGCAGTCGCGCTGTTGTTGTCGGCAGTTGCGCTGTCGTCACCGGCAGGCGCATCCGCCGCCATGGGAGCGGCCGCCTCGGCAGTGGCTGGTTCGGGTGCCACCGGGGCCGGGAAGGCAGCGTCATTGAGCTTAAGCTCACGCTGGCCCCAGACACCGGCGCGCCCCGGTGCACGGCACAGGAAGTCACGCGTGATGTCGGCGGTGATCGCCAGCTTCTCGGCGATGACGCGCTCGGCCAGCGCCGGGAAGGCCTTGTCGGCGACCAGCTGTTCGATATCGGCCACGATGCGTGCCGGGTCGAAGTTCTCGATGTCCTGCACGCTGTCGCCGAGACCGAAGTCACGCATGATGCCCGGCGCCTTGGGGCCACAGTAGGACAGCGCATAGACCGGCGTGCCGGACATCAGCGCGAAGATGACCGAGTGGAAGCGGGTGCCGACCAGGAACTGGGCATCGCGGTAGAGATCGACCAGCGCGTCCGGGCTCGGGTCGCCCTGCACCAGCTCGATACGCGTGGCGAGGTCTTCGCCGCCCGCCGTGGCCAAGGCCTTCTGCAGATGATCGAACACCAGCTGGGAGATGCGCTGGTCATTCTCGATATCGGTCGGGCCCAGCACGTGCGGTACCACCAGCAGGCGTTCGATGCCCAGGCGCTCGCGGGATTCCAGCAGTGAGCGCGACAGCACCTCGACACGCTCGGCGAAGGCTTGCTGATCCAGGCCCCACCAGTCGCGCAGGGTGATAACGGCGTACGGCGAGGCCACGCCATTCGGCGCCTTGACCGCAGCATGCTCGTCGCTGGCACGCGGGGCCATGGCGAAGGCCATGTCGGTACCCAGCAGCGCATGCGGCAGTTTCGGGTCGGCCTTCTGGGTCATGGCGTGGGTGATTTCCTCACGCGAGACCACCAGGCAATCGCTCAGGGTGCGCAGGAAGAAGCGCTCCTGGGCCGGGGTCTTGAACGGGCCGAAGGAGTGACCCAGCAGAAGCACGCGCTTGCCGGCCTTGCGGGCCAGCATCACCGGCGCCAGATAGCCGATCAGTGCCAGCCACGAGGACAGCGTCTTCTTGAAGCTGCCGTTGTGGAAGATATGACCGCCCTTCACCACCACCAGGTCCGCGGCGTCGATGATGTCGTTGCCACTCTTGCCCTGCTTGCCGAACATCATCTTGGCGCCCAGGCCGAGCAGCGAGGTCACGAAGCGCAGCTTGTCACGCATCGGCGGCATCAACGGCTGGCCGACGGTGACGCGTTCACGGTAGCGGCGACGGATATGGCGGAAGGGCCCGCGCTCGGTGGCGAACACCTGATCATCGATGGGCAGGATGTCGATGCGGTGGCCTTCGGCCTTGGCCACACCGGCGCCGGACACATCACTGCGGCCCTGTTCGGCATCGATCAACTGATCGAGAAAATCGATGGTGCCCATCAGGATGGCGGAGTCGCCCTTGTTGTCGTCATGCCATCCGTGCGTCATGCATATCTTGGCCATGCTGTTCGTCCTTCTGTCCGTAATGTCGCGATTCGCAACGCGCGATGCCTGAGGGCTGTGTCTGAATGCCCGGCATCGCCGTCATGTCATCAACCGGAAGTCACAGATGCTGACCTTCCGATTCCTGCTGCGCGCGTGAAGCCCGGTCAGGCTCTCGCCGCAGCGTTGTCTTCGTGTGCCTTGCCACCACGGGACAGTGATGGCTGGAAGAGGATCGCCATCGCCAGCATCACCACTTCGGCGGCGACCGGCACACACAGGAAAAGGCGGTAGAGATCGACGCCCAACAGGCTGCCGGTGTCACCGGACGCGTTGCCCAGCGAGTGATTGAGCGCCGCGATCGCAAGCCCGCCGCCGACCACCAGCGTGGCGCCGGTGCTCTGGCACAGCAGGCGCTTGCCGTTGAGGCGCAGCGCGGCCAGACGCGTGAAGGCGCAGGTGACGAAGGCGTGCACCAGATAGACCAGCGCGAAGGCGCGCAGCGTCAGGGTCAGGCGCGGGTAGGCGCCGCTCAGGAAGTGTTCCGCCAGCCACGGCGCGATCAGCGCCAGCCCTCCCGCCACCGGCAGCGCGAAGCCACTGGCGATGACCAGGTACTCCTTGAGGCGCGCATCACCGTGGGTGAGCTTGGGCAGGTAGTAGCGATACAGGCTGGTGGGGAAGACATAGAGTGCGAACACGATGGAG comes from bacterium Scap17 and encodes:
- a CDS encoding glycosyltransferase family 2 protein, with product MRRLPSKRIRTHPQTRAQTHTRVAFSDSRLRRRPMADVSVIMPNYGYDRRLHAAVDSVLAQSEPVREILISDDASPDGAAARLRDDFAALDTSGVEIRVLETDTNGGPGRARNRAIAEARGRYIAFLDADDAWLPEKIERQIAFMQDTGVGLSYTGYEMVDEQGAHVSYFAPPERLTRDDMLRSNSIGCLTAIYDAGRFGRFYMPTIRKRQDLALWLIIIDQLGPAQGMPEPLARYTRREGSVSSNKFKAAAYQWRLYREVLGMDVISASRNFVHYAVNGYAKHR
- a CDS encoding glycosyltransferase family 4 protein codes for the protein MRCPTVAPRRRASCVTSVSATACRTSRTSTRHASWPISNSWSPTRPSRRWPSASSPRSWRSPPTSRVTSCAVHRGAPVSGASVSLSSMTLPSRPRWHPNQPLPRRPLPWRRMRLPVTTAQLPTTTARLPLMTASLSCEEPDMAHVALLIQDISACGGVEKVMHGLARDLSVSHRVTLVSVREGEPYWGRLEGVEYRTLGLPATGTRQNFRHWVTHLRRLMLEERIEVMISGYFAFHLAAQLAARGTGGVDGEGRPRPRTRIIAQEHSAYHHDRRAKRIVKQLAYRHLDVLQVLNEVDAECWRRRGLAPTVIPNYLDDQRADEARSGCEHQVDVVMVGRLAPIKRLDLAIRAFANSGYRRGRLVVVGDGPERERLLALCHELGLRVFQGANDSTVPAGTQVLFTGALRDVSHELRRARLLLLTSERECLPMNVIEAKREGLPCLSRPVRSGPLALIEHGRDGMLSAEPDGSGDAAIIAELAHELARLEFDDELLLRLSNGAWQSFDRYSAHAVLPQYQRLISRLAPPTPGDAATTEQAHQDSSADTRPDTHSRRVQRQPLEEKAHG